In the Scyliorhinus torazame isolate Kashiwa2021f chromosome 4, sScyTor2.1, whole genome shotgun sequence genome, one interval contains:
- the LOC140410833 gene encoding 4-galactosyl-N-acetylglucosaminide 3-alpha-L-fucosyltransferase 9-like produces MTSIGNTGIFRILLISTICLGCFLAMLLLYVQPTTNWIYTPLESAKSILGVKKPLVKVIEKNETIVLIWLWPFGAKFELNSCGSEFNCRLTADRNLYNKSHAVLFHHRDMSGDLSNLPKQPRPTFQKWVWMNLESPTHSPKKTGLDHFFNLTLTYRHDSDIKAPYGSLIINRVPLDFKLPKKSNLVCWVVSHWNTNHARVKFYNEFRKYININTYGQAFGKRLDNHKLMPTISSSKFYLAFENSVHEDYITEKLYNALRAGTVPVVLGTSRKNYENYIPADSFIHVDDFHSAKELAGYLHKLDGNEDLYMTYFKWRKHYSVRNPFSWCEHACHVCENVKRYQEYRSCSNLEKWFWD; encoded by the coding sequence ATGACATCAATTGGTAATACAGGGATTTTTCGCATCCTGTTAATATCCACCATCTGTTTGGGCTGTTTTTTAGCCATGTTGTTGCTGTATGTCCaaccaacaaccaactggatttatACTCCATTGGAATCTGCCAAATCGATACTCGGTGTGAAAAAGCCCCTTGTGAAAGTTATTGAAAAGAATGAAACTATTGTACTCATTTGGCTTTGGCCTTTTGGTGCAAAATTTGAGCTCAATTCTTGTGGATCTGAGTTCAACTGCCGTTTAACTGCAGATAGAAACCTCTATAACAAATCTCATGCTGTCCTTTTCCATCACCGAGACATGAGTGGAGACTTGTCCAATCTGCCCAAACAGCCTCGGCCAACATTTCAGAAATGGGTTTGGATGAACCTGGAGTCACCTACCCACTCTCCAAAAAAGACTGGACTCGACCATTTCTTCAACCTGACCTTGACATATCGTCATGATTCAGATATCAAAGCGCCTTATGGGTCTCTGATAATAAACAGAGTGCCATTAGATTTTAAACTGCCTAAGAAAAGCAATCTGGTGTGTTGGGTTGTAAGCCATTGGAACACTAATCATGCCAGAGTGAAGTTCTACAATGAATTCCGCAAATACATTAATATCAACACTTACGGTCAAGCCTTCGGGAAACGTCTGGACAATCACAAATTGATGCCTACCATATCTAGTTCTAAATTCTACCTTGCCTTTGAGAATTCAGTACATGAAGATTACATAACTGAAAAGCTCTACAATGCTTTGCGTGCTGGCACCGTGCCTGTGGTCCTGGGGACATCTAGAAAAAACTATGAAAATTACATTCCAGCCGATTCTTTCATTCATGTGGATGATTTCCACTCAGCTAAAGAACTTGCGGGTTACCTGCACAAACTGGACGGGAATGAAGATTTGTACATGACCTACTTCAAATGGAGGAAACACTACTCAGTGAGGAATCCGTTTTCCTGGTGTGAACACGCATGCCACGTGTGTGAGAATGTAAAACGGTATCAAGAATATAGATCAT